The Planococcus versutus genome contains a region encoding:
- a CDS encoding ABC transporter ATP-binding protein — translation MTYALEINDLKKVYTGGVEALRGIDLKVAEGDFYALLGPNGAGKSTTIGIVTSLVNKTSGKVKVFGYDMDTQLMQAKLQIGLVPQEFNFSPFETVQQIVVNQAGYYGVSRKEALERSEKYLKQSDLWEKKNVQARMLSGGMKRRLMISRALMHEPRLLILDEPTAGVDIELRREMWAFLKELNDNGTTIILTTHYLEEAEMLCRNIGIIQKGQLIEDTSMKSLLAKLQFETIILDIESSGQIPMIKGYKSELMDEGSLSVEVGRDQGINELFNQLTEQGIKVLSMRNKSNRLEELFLKLTKETA, via the coding sequence ATGACATATGCATTAGAAATAAACGACTTGAAAAAGGTCTATACTGGCGGCGTTGAGGCTTTGCGTGGCATCGATTTGAAAGTAGCAGAAGGAGACTTCTACGCTCTCTTAGGTCCTAACGGGGCTGGGAAATCTACGACTATCGGGATTGTGACATCCCTTGTCAATAAGACATCAGGAAAAGTCAAAGTCTTCGGCTATGATATGGACACGCAGTTAATGCAGGCGAAGCTGCAGATTGGTCTGGTCCCCCAGGAGTTCAACTTCAGTCCTTTTGAAACGGTCCAACAGATTGTCGTGAACCAGGCAGGTTATTACGGCGTGTCAAGGAAGGAAGCATTAGAGCGCAGCGAAAAGTACTTGAAGCAATCTGATTTATGGGAGAAAAAAAATGTTCAAGCACGGATGCTTTCCGGAGGGATGAAACGTCGACTGATGATCTCACGCGCCTTGATGCATGAACCGCGTCTACTTATTCTTGATGAGCCGACGGCGGGTGTGGACATTGAATTGAGACGAGAGATGTGGGCGTTTCTGAAAGAGTTGAATGATAATGGTACGACGATAATTTTGACAACACATTATTTGGAAGAAGCGGAGATGTTATGTCGCAATATTGGTATTATTCAAAAAGGGCAGCTAATTGAAGATACAAGTATGAAATCATTGCTTGCTAAGCTTCAGTTTGAAACCATTATTTTAGATATTGAATCTTCAGGACAAATTCCGATGATTAAAGGCTATAAGAGTGAACTTATGGATGAAGGATCTCTTTCTGTGGAAGTAGGGCGTGATCAAGGAATCAACGAACTGTTTAACCAATTGACAGAACAAGGGATTAAAGTGTTGTCGATGCGTAATAAGTCTAATCGATTAGAAGAGTTATTTTTAAAACTTACAAAAGAAACTGCTTAG
- a CDS encoding AbrB/MazE/SpoVT family DNA-binding domain-containing protein, whose translation MTKLQDPPHDNGMTKHVRLRKKGQITIPNEILEQLELTANTNLKVTAVDGRIVLIPMIEIAKDQAWYWTETWQQDEKEAQQEIDKGQTSGPFAVEDALAWLDEEE comes from the coding sequence ATGACAAAACTTCAGGATCCCCCACATGACAACGGAATGACCAAGCATGTCCGTTTGCGGAAAAAAGGGCAGATTACGATTCCCAACGAAATACTGGAACAGCTGGAGTTAACCGCGAATACCAATTTGAAAGTGACCGCGGTAGACGGACGGATCGTCCTCATTCCCATGATTGAAATCGCCAAAGACCAGGCTTGGTATTGGACCGAAACGTGGCAGCAAGACGAAAAAGAAGCCCAACAGGAGATCGACAAAGGGCAAACCAGTGGACCATTTGCGGTAGAAGATGCGCTTGCCTGGTTAGACGAAGAGGAATGA
- a CDS encoding type II toxin-antitoxin system YafQ family toxin produces MFELEITNKFKKSYKKFHKNEQKAVSEALKLLATAPPFQPSLRTKRIEGTKSTFEATPNINIRISWEYSQTAEQTLILRNCGHHHDLLRNP; encoded by the coding sequence TTGTTTGAACTAGAAATCACGAATAAATTTAAGAAATCCTATAAAAAGTTTCACAAAAATGAGCAAAAGGCCGTCAGCGAGGCCCTTAAGCTCTTGGCAACTGCACCACCTTTTCAACCTTCCCTGAGAACCAAGCGTATTGAAGGGACGAAATCCACCTTTGAAGCCACTCCTAATATAAATATCCGGATTTCGTGGGAATACAGCCAGACAGCTGAACAAACGCTAATTTTGCGCAATTGTGGTCACCACCACGATTTACTAAGAAACCCTTAA
- a CDS encoding ABC transporter permease, with protein sequence MFKLYLVALKGLAVKETNRYLRIWIQTLVPPVITTSLYFIIFGNLIGKRIGEMEGFSYMEFIVPGLIMMSVITSSYSNVSSSFFSQKFQKNIEELLVAPVPTHIIIWGFVIGGLGRSILVGVLVTIISLLFVPLQVYSWSIVILTFLMTSILFSLAGLLNGIFAKSFDDVSIVPTFILQPLTYLGGVFFAISMLPPFWQFVSKFNPIVYMISGFRFGILGVIDVPILFSILISIVFVVVLYGFNWYLIEKGRGLRS encoded by the coding sequence ATGTTCAAACTATATTTAGTAGCATTAAAAGGCTTGGCGGTCAAAGAAACGAACCGTTATCTTAGAATTTGGATCCAAACATTGGTTCCGCCTGTTATTACAACTTCCTTATACTTTATCATCTTTGGGAATTTGATTGGTAAAAGAATTGGCGAAATGGAAGGATTCTCCTACATGGAGTTTATTGTCCCTGGATTGATTATGATGTCAGTCATTACGAGTTCCTATTCGAATGTCTCGTCTTCATTTTTCTCACAAAAGTTTCAAAAGAATATTGAAGAACTATTGGTCGCTCCTGTCCCGACCCATATTATTATTTGGGGCTTTGTGATTGGAGGACTAGGAAGAAGTATTCTGGTAGGGGTACTGGTCACGATTATCTCGCTACTTTTTGTTCCGTTGCAAGTCTATTCTTGGAGTATTGTCATATTAACGTTTTTAATGACGTCTATTTTGTTTTCTTTAGCAGGTCTGTTGAACGGTATTTTTGCAAAATCATTTGACGATGTGTCTATTGTTCCTACTTTTATTCTTCAGCCATTGACTTACCTAGGTGGCGTATTCTTTGCCATCTCGATGTTGCCTCCATTTTGGCAGTTTGTATCAAAGTTCAACCCGATTGTTTACATGATTTCTGGATTCCGATTCGGGATTCTCGGTGTAATCGATGTACCGATTCTATTCTCTATTCTCATTTCGATTGTTTTTGTGGTTGTACTTTACGGATTCAATTGGTATCTGATTGAAAAAGGCCGTGGACTGAGAAGTTAA